From a single Anabas testudineus chromosome 5, fAnaTes1.2, whole genome shotgun sequence genomic region:
- the LOC113154789 gene encoding immunoglobulin superfamily member 11-like isoform X2 codes for MLLTVHMSPVEMELLPLLCLCLLSVSGTTFADGNNLQIIKVTEGSDVILPCSTSTEEDVTSERIEWNKDVEKQVFLYEGELLLSGQDQQFTDCVSLYTSELQHGNASIEIKNTKLSDSGDYTCKIGKLQTNQTFPIQLLVVPLIIKVKEGNSVILPCSPRTKEDVKEDHFEWKKDGQKDVLVYKGMEDGTRHQQFRGRVSLFKDELKNGNASIKIRTTTEADSGNYTCEFPDLHETLHILLVVGDKLTSYGSFTFLCFCLLKTSRIKLCKIPR; via the exons ATGCTGCTCACTGTCCACATGAGTCCTGTAGAGATGGagcttcttcctctgctgtgtctctgtctcctctctgtgtctggaACAACGTTTGCTGATGGAAACA ATCTACAAATCATCAAG GTGACAGAAGGAAGTGACGTGATTTTACCCTGTTCCACCAGCACCGAGGAGGACGTAACATCAGAGAGGATTGAGTGGAATAAAGATGTTGAGAAGCAGGTGTTCCTGTATGAGGGTGAACTGTTGTTATCAGGTCAAGATCAACAGTTCACAGATTGTGTCTCACTTTATACCAGTGAACTGCAGCACGGTAACGCCTCCATAGAAATCAAGAATACAAAACTGTCTGACAGTGGAGACTACACCTGTAAAATTGGAAAACTTCAGACAAACCAAACATTCCCCATTCAGCTTCTGGTTG tgcCGTTGATCATCAAAGTGAAAGAAGGGAACAGTGTGATTTTACCCTGTTCCCCCAGGACCAAGGAAGATGTTAAAGAAGACCACTTTGAGTGGAAGAAAGATGGTCAGAAGGACGTTTTAGTGTATAAGGGTATGGAAGATGGAACAAGACATCAACAGTTCCGTGGTcgtgtttcactttttaaagatgAACTGAAGAACGGTAACGCCTCCATAAAAATCAGAACTACAACAGAGGCCGACAGTGGAAACTACACCTGTGAATTTCCAGATCTCCACGAAACATTACACATCCTACTTGTTGTTG gTGATAAGTTAACCTCTTACGGCTCATTTacctttttatgtttctgtctcctAAAAACATCTCGtattaaactgtgtaaaatacCAAGATAA
- the LOC113154789 gene encoding immunoglobulin superfamily member 11-like isoform X1 — protein MLLTVHMSPVEMELLPLLCLCLLSVSGTTFADGNKPKVIKVTEGSDVILPCSTSTEEDVTSERIEWNKDVEKQVFLYEGELLLSGQDQQFTDCVSLYTSELQHGNASIEIKNTKLSDSGDYTCKIGKLQTNQTFPIQLLVVPLIIKVKEGNSVILPCSPRTKEDVKEDHFEWKKDGQKDVLVYKGMEDGTRHQQFRGRVSLFKDELKNGNASIKIRTTTEADSGNYTCEFPDLHETLHILLVVGDKLTSYGSFTFLCFCLLKTSRIKLCKIPR, from the exons ATGCTGCTCACTGTCCACATGAGTCCTGTAGAGATGGagcttcttcctctgctgtgtctctgtctcctctctgtgtctggaACAACGTTTGCTGATGGAAACA aGCCTAAAGTCATCAAGGTGACAGAAGGAAGTGACGTGATTTTACCCTGTTCCACCAGCACCGAGGAGGACGTAACATCAGAGAGGATTGAGTGGAATAAAGATGTTGAGAAGCAGGTGTTCCTGTATGAGGGTGAACTGTTGTTATCAGGTCAAGATCAACAGTTCACAGATTGTGTCTCACTTTATACCAGTGAACTGCAGCACGGTAACGCCTCCATAGAAATCAAGAATACAAAACTGTCTGACAGTGGAGACTACACCTGTAAAATTGGAAAACTTCAGACAAACCAAACATTCCCCATTCAGCTTCTGGTTG tgcCGTTGATCATCAAAGTGAAAGAAGGGAACAGTGTGATTTTACCCTGTTCCCCCAGGACCAAGGAAGATGTTAAAGAAGACCACTTTGAGTGGAAGAAAGATGGTCAGAAGGACGTTTTAGTGTATAAGGGTATGGAAGATGGAACAAGACATCAACAGTTCCGTGGTcgtgtttcactttttaaagatgAACTGAAGAACGGTAACGCCTCCATAAAAATCAGAACTACAACAGAGGCCGACAGTGGAAACTACACCTGTGAATTTCCAGATCTCCACGAAACATTACACATCCTACTTGTTGTTG gTGATAAGTTAACCTCTTACGGCTCATTTacctttttatgtttctgtctcctAAAAACATCTCGtattaaactgtgtaaaatacCAAGATAA